A genomic segment from Bradyrhizobium diazoefficiens USDA 110 encodes:
- a CDS encoding ATP-binding protein: MGLAIARTIVEAHNGRIGAENKIDGGATFRLRLPLSGR, from the coding sequence ATGGGTTTGGCCATTGCCCGCACAATTGTTGAAGCTCATAACGGGCGCATCGGGGCGGAGAACAAAATTGACGGCGGTGCGACTTTTCGTTTGAGATTACCTCTCTCGGGACGGTGA
- a CDS encoding helix-turn-helix domain-containing protein, which yields MFTCTSISRAYSPMRFAKTVRLRRARQMLLEGNPKTSVSQIAFKCGFGNLGHFAGDFRQMFGELPSEVFARAQRAR from the coding sequence ATGTTTACATGCACCTCGATTTCGCGGGCATACTCGCCGATGAGATTTGCAAAAACCGTGCGCTTGCGACGTGCAAGGCAGATGCTCCTGGAAGGGAATCCGAAAACTTCCGTTTCCCAAATCGCTTTCAAATGCGGTTTCGGCAATCTGGGCCATTTCGCCGGTGATTTCCGGCAAATGTTCGGGGAGCTTCCCTCCGAAGTGTTCGCGCGAGCACAGCGAGCGAGGTAG
- a CDS encoding efflux RND transporter periplasmic adaptor subunit, with protein sequence MAEQSLPLPNQRRIDPISVASAWSGIITHKWFLLTVVVLLGLGAWQGIRVLLGPAVVVDRVARGRLVETVVASGHVETPYRVEIGSQITGTVEDVLVQEGERVTKGQPLIALEARESKASVVQAQGAVAQAEARIRQLEELTLPSAKEAQTQAEATLRNAQQTYDRTAQLERNGYATRAALDDAQKTLDVARAAKRATEFQVYTASPGGSDHVMAQTQLNQARANLDTAESRLGYATIVAPRDGVLITRSVERGTVVQAGKALLVLAPSGELQLVLQIDERNLGRLALGQTALASADAYPDRHFSATVTYINPGVDISRATVEVKLTVKEPPDYLRQDMTVSVDIEVAAKDNAEVLPVRSVREILSGQAWVMTVKNGRAAKHPVKVGLRGNSQIEIVEGMQPGDIAIPQSSGVLTGQRVRPVLP encoded by the coding sequence ATGGCCGAACAAAGTCTACCATTACCAAATCAAAGACGCATCGACCCGATTTCCGTCGCGTCGGCCTGGTCGGGCATCATCACTCATAAATGGTTCCTCCTGACGGTTGTTGTCCTGCTCGGCCTTGGCGCATGGCAGGGCATCCGGGTCCTGCTCGGACCTGCCGTCGTGGTCGATCGGGTCGCACGTGGACGATTGGTTGAAACCGTAGTGGCGAGCGGGCATGTCGAGACGCCATACCGGGTGGAGATCGGCAGTCAGATTACCGGGACCGTGGAGGATGTGCTGGTCCAGGAGGGCGAGAGGGTCACCAAGGGCCAGCCGCTGATTGCCCTTGAGGCGCGTGAGTCGAAGGCGAGCGTGGTGCAAGCGCAGGGCGCGGTCGCGCAGGCCGAAGCGCGCATCAGGCAGCTCGAGGAGCTCACGCTTCCTTCGGCGAAGGAAGCGCAGACCCAGGCCGAGGCGACGCTTCGGAACGCCCAGCAGACTTATGACCGTACCGCGCAGCTCGAACGCAACGGCTATGCGACGCGAGCCGCCCTCGACGACGCGCAGAAGACGCTCGATGTCGCGCGTGCCGCAAAGCGCGCGACGGAATTTCAGGTCTATACCGCGAGCCCCGGCGGCAGCGATCACGTCATGGCGCAGACACAGCTCAATCAGGCACGCGCCAACCTCGACACCGCAGAATCTCGCCTGGGCTATGCCACGATCGTTGCCCCCCGCGACGGCGTTCTCATCACCCGTAGCGTGGAACGCGGCACCGTGGTGCAGGCGGGGAAGGCCTTGTTGGTTCTGGCCCCCTCGGGTGAACTGCAACTGGTGCTCCAGATCGATGAGCGGAACCTCGGCAGGCTCGCGCTCGGGCAGACGGCGCTCGCATCTGCCGATGCCTATCCGGATCGGCACTTTTCTGCGACCGTCACCTACATCAATCCCGGCGTCGACATTTCCCGCGCGACCGTGGAGGTGAAACTGACGGTAAAGGAGCCGCCGGACTATTTACGTCAGGATATGACGGTCTCGGTCGACATTGAGGTCGCAGCGAAGGACAATGCCGAGGTCCTTCCTGTGCGCTCGGTGCGTGAGATCCTGTCGGGGCAAGCATGGGTGATGACCGTAAAGAACGGCCGGGCCGCAAAGCATCCGGTGAAGGTCGGCTTGCGCGGCAACAGCCAGATCGAAATTGTCGAGGGGATGCAGCCCGGCGACATTGCGATCCCGCAGAGTTCCGGCGTCCTTACCGGGCAGCGCGTGCGCCCCGTCCTGCCATGA
- the groL gene encoding chaperonin GroEL (60 kDa chaperone family; promotes refolding of misfolded polypeptides especially under stressful conditions; forms two stacked rings of heptamers to form a barrel-shaped 14mer; ends can be capped by GroES; misfolded proteins enter the barrel where they are refolded when GroES binds) has translation MAHKQVLFHSAAREKILRGASLLADAVRVTLGPKSKSVLIQKGWGAPIVCNDGVTIAKEFDLKDAEENLGAQVLRQLAEKTGDVVGDGTSTSTILAHAILSDGVRNVVAGASAIDLKRGLDRGTQAAIAALRAMATPVKSRAEKVQVATISAHNDASIGELVADAIEKVGGDGVISVEESKTTETLLDVVEGMKFDRGFLSPYFITDADRMESVLQDPYVLLCDHKIGALRDLVPLLEQVAKSGQPLLIIAEDIEGEALATLIVNQLRGVLKACAVKAPGFGDRRKAMLEDIAILTGAQVISEEIGLNLENATLQQLGRAARVVADKENTTLIGSGGDRTRIDARLGQIRVEIEKTTSDYDREKLEERLAKLSGGVAVIRVGAPTEAEMKAKKEALDDAISSTKAAVAEGIVPGGGLALLRAVAAVAKEEAACEGDERTGVQILRRALEAPARQIAENSAADGGVVVARMLEGEGSIGFDASRKVYVDLVAAGIVDPVKVVRTALENAVSVASVLLLTEATMTEIPEPKRERLPEPDLAVQ, from the coding sequence ATGGCACACAAACAAGTCCTGTTCCATTCAGCAGCCCGCGAGAAGATCTTGCGCGGCGCGTCTCTCCTTGCAGACGCGGTGCGCGTGACGCTCGGCCCGAAGTCGAAATCAGTCCTGATCCAGAAGGGATGGGGAGCGCCGATCGTCTGCAACGACGGGGTCACCATTGCCAAGGAATTCGACTTGAAGGATGCCGAAGAGAACCTTGGCGCTCAGGTGTTGCGTCAGCTCGCGGAGAAAACCGGCGACGTCGTCGGCGACGGCACCAGCACGTCTACCATCCTTGCACATGCCATCCTGTCGGACGGGGTTCGCAATGTTGTGGCTGGCGCGAGCGCGATCGACCTCAAACGTGGCCTCGATCGCGGAACGCAGGCCGCCATCGCCGCATTGCGCGCTATGGCAACGCCCGTAAAATCCAGGGCGGAGAAGGTGCAAGTCGCCACGATTTCGGCCCACAACGATGCGTCGATCGGCGAACTCGTAGCCGATGCGATCGAGAAGGTCGGCGGCGACGGCGTGATATCGGTCGAGGAGTCCAAGACGACCGAAACGCTTCTGGACGTCGTCGAGGGAATGAAATTCGACCGGGGTTTTCTTTCACCCTATTTCATCACCGATGCCGACCGGATGGAATCGGTGTTGCAGGATCCCTACGTCCTGCTCTGCGACCACAAGATCGGCGCATTGCGCGATCTGGTTCCCCTTCTCGAGCAGGTCGCCAAGAGCGGTCAGCCGCTTCTGATCATTGCCGAGGACATCGAGGGCGAAGCGCTGGCCACTCTCATCGTCAATCAATTGCGGGGCGTGCTCAAGGCTTGCGCCGTCAAGGCCCCCGGGTTTGGTGACCGGCGCAAGGCCATGCTCGAGGATATCGCGATATTGACCGGCGCTCAGGTGATCTCGGAAGAGATCGGCTTGAACTTGGAGAACGCCACCCTGCAACAACTCGGTCGTGCCGCGCGCGTGGTCGCCGACAAGGAGAATACAACGTTGATCGGCAGCGGTGGCGATCGCACCCGCATCGATGCACGACTGGGCCAGATCCGGGTCGAAATCGAAAAGACGACTAGCGATTACGATCGCGAGAAGCTCGAAGAGCGCCTCGCCAAGCTGTCGGGAGGCGTCGCGGTGATCCGGGTGGGAGCGCCGACCGAGGCCGAAATGAAGGCGAAGAAGGAAGCTTTGGACGATGCAATCAGTTCGACGAAAGCGGCGGTCGCGGAAGGCATTGTGCCCGGTGGCGGGCTGGCTCTGCTCCGTGCAGTCGCGGCCGTGGCCAAGGAGGAAGCGGCCTGTGAGGGCGACGAGCGGACCGGCGTACAGATCCTGAGACGCGCTCTTGAGGCTCCGGCGCGCCAGATTGCCGAGAATTCCGCGGCCGACGGAGGCGTCGTGGTTGCGCGGATGCTCGAAGGTGAAGGCAGCATTGGCTTCGATGCCTCCCGCAAGGTCTATGTCGATCTCGTCGCGGCTGGCATCGTCGATCCGGTCAAGGTCGTACGGACAGCCCTCGAAAACGCGGTCTCGGTCGCGAGCGTGCTCCTTCTGACCGAAGCGACGATGACGGAAATCCCGGAGCCGAAACGCGAGAGACTGCCCGAACCGGACTTGGCGGTGCAGTAG
- a CDS encoding ChaB family protein, translating into MPYRSNDDLPARLRRHLPPHALDIYREAFNHSFASHVGDIRQEEIAHRTAWSAVKRSYMKLADRWVPKSAHSD; encoded by the coding sequence ATGCCTTATCGATCAAACGATGATCTTCCCGCGAGATTGCGACGTCACCTGCCGCCTCACGCCCTGGACATCTACAGGGAGGCGTTCAACCACTCCTTTGCCTCGCATGTCGGAGACATTCGCCAGGAAGAGATAGCACATCGAACGGCTTGGTCCGCCGTCAAGCGCTCATACATGAAACTCGCGGACCGCTGGGTGCCGAAATCGGCACATAGCGATTGA
- a CDS encoding Hsp20/alpha crystallin family protein, protein MATETKLPVTKSPTAPAVAGETWRPFQALRNEIDQIFDDFGNGFWNRPFRSLARLERDFSKSISAPAVDVAESDKAYEITAELPGLDEKNIDIKVANGGLTIKGEKREETEEKNKDYYVSERRYGTFERYFTLPESVNADKIEATFKNGVLKVVLPKTEEAQKPAKTINVKAA, encoded by the coding sequence ATGGCAACCGAAACCAAGCTGCCCGTCACAAAATCCCCCACAGCCCCCGCTGTCGCCGGAGAGACTTGGCGACCCTTTCAGGCATTGAGAAACGAAATCGACCAGATCTTTGACGATTTCGGTAACGGCTTCTGGAACCGACCGTTCCGTTCGCTGGCACGGCTCGAGCGCGACTTCTCGAAGTCGATCTCTGCGCCGGCCGTAGACGTCGCCGAGAGTGACAAAGCGTATGAGATTACGGCCGAGCTTCCGGGTCTCGACGAGAAGAACATCGACATCAAGGTCGCCAACGGCGGTCTTACGATCAAGGGCGAGAAGCGCGAGGAGACCGAGGAAAAGAATAAGGACTACTACGTCTCCGAGCGCCGCTACGGCACCTTCGAGCGCTATTTCACCCTGCCGGAGAGCGTCAACGCCGACAAGATCGAGGCTACCTTCAAGAACGGCGTGCTGAAGGTCGTGCTTCCGAAAACCGAGGAGGCGCAGAAACCGGCCAAGACGATCAACGTGAAGGCGGCTTGA
- a CDS encoding CBS domain-containing protein — protein sequence MHALHVMTRDVVAVTPHTTIEEAAKIMLRMHISGLPVIDDAGNLVGIVSESDFLRRSEIGTGRKHAAWLKFFMGPRRAAAEFVHESGRKVEDVMTRQVVSAREETSLVDVVDLMEKHDIKRVPVMRGEATIGIVTRSNLLQAMASLAHEIPDPTADDEHIRERITRAVNAADWRPIGSRVDVRKGVVHLHGLITIDQARRATIVAAENTSGVKEVHDHLCLVDSYTGYYVESPEDLRAAG from the coding sequence ATGCACGCACTTCACGTGATGACCAGAGACGTTGTTGCCGTGACGCCTCATACGACGATCGAAGAAGCCGCCAAGATCATGCTCCGGATGCACATTAGCGGCCTACCTGTCATCGACGATGCCGGCAATCTCGTTGGCATTGTCTCGGAAAGCGACTTCCTCCGTCGCAGCGAAATTGGCACCGGTCGCAAGCACGCGGCCTGGCTCAAATTCTTCATGGGACCTCGACGGGCAGCGGCCGAGTTTGTTCACGAAAGCGGCCGAAAGGTGGAAGATGTCATGACGCGGCAGGTTGTCTCGGCCCGGGAAGAGACATCCCTGGTCGACGTGGTCGACTTGATGGAGAAGCACGACATTAAACGCGTCCCGGTGATGCGCGGCGAGGCGACGATCGGGATCGTTACGAGAAGTAATCTGCTGCAGGCGATGGCAAGCCTCGCACACGAGATTCCGGACCCGACCGCCGATGACGAGCACATTCGCGAGCGTATCACGCGAGCGGTCAACGCCGCCGACTGGCGTCCGATCGGCTCCAGGGTCGATGTCCGCAAGGGCGTCGTCCATCTGCACGGCCTGATTACGATCGACCAAGCGCGGCGGGCGACGATCGTCGCCGCCGAAAACACCAGCGGTGTCAAGGAAGTCCATGACCACCTTTGCTTAGTTGATTCATACACCGGCTACTACGTGGAATCGCCGGAAGACTTGAGGGCCGCGGGCTGA
- a CDS encoding S1C family serine protease, with amino-acid sequence MLRNILRRDWIAVVVCSLALVFGVAGCWAKDYKDPGEMFPTTDFTALVKRVSPAVVGIRGWGVASEPRVFDPEASFPDPPSPREWQGAGVVVDALAGLIVTANHLVANATVVQARPQDGRALDAVVLVRSERDDVALLRVEPGNLQALTLENLGTPDVGEPVITIGNPQDWGQSVTFGIVSALHRSCPGIASSDLIQSDVLVSQGSSGGALVNLKGKLIGVVVARKSGFAFAAPADAVRRLFAAAQ; translated from the coding sequence ATGCTACGCAATATCTTGCGCCGAGATTGGATCGCCGTCGTCGTATGCAGTCTGGCGCTGGTTTTCGGTGTCGCCGGTTGTTGGGCCAAGGACTATAAAGATCCAGGAGAGATGTTTCCGACGACGGACTTTACCGCTCTTGTGAAGCGCGTCTCGCCTGCTGTGGTTGGAATACGAGGCTGGGGCGTGGCATCAGAGCCGCGAGTATTTGATCCCGAAGCCAGCTTTCCAGACCCTCCTTCGCCTCGAGAGTGGCAGGGAGCGGGCGTCGTGGTCGACGCCCTGGCAGGCTTGATTGTCACTGCAAATCACTTGGTTGCAAACGCGACCGTCGTACAGGCACGTCCCCAGGACGGACGAGCGCTTGATGCCGTTGTGCTGGTAAGATCCGAGCGAGATGACGTTGCGCTACTCCGGGTCGAACCCGGCAACCTTCAGGCGTTGACTCTGGAGAACCTGGGTACGCCCGACGTGGGGGAGCCGGTGATCACGATTGGAAATCCGCAAGATTGGGGACAGAGCGTGACGTTTGGCATCGTGTCAGCTTTGCATCGTTCCTGCCCAGGCATTGCGAGCAGCGATCTGATCCAATCAGACGTCCTGGTCAGCCAGGGCAGTTCGGGCGGCGCGCTGGTGAATCTGAAGGGTAAGCTAATCGGCGTCGTCGTTGCGCGAAAGAGTGGCTTTGCTTTTGCAGCGCCAGCAGACGCGGTCAGGAGGCTTTTTGCGGCTGCCCAGTAG
- a CDS encoding CBS domain-containing protein: protein MSRQVVSIRPEAPITDAIKVMLAHHISGLPVVDSADNLVGIICESDFLRRSEIGTEHERNRLLSLLLGAERVASEFVKERGRKVEQVMTRQPVTTNEQAPLDEVADVMERRHLNHIPVMRADRIVGIITRSDFLSAVAGPLTGASGYSGSDNQLRRAVLAALAKTPWQPIGLNVRVRDGAVSLRGVIRGESAHRAAIVACENVPGVLRVDDRLCVQPSRPDPEDDYGGGDFVSLQMEPSTLDDEPL, encoded by the coding sequence ATGTCACGGCAGGTAGTGTCGATACGGCCCGAGGCTCCGATCACGGACGCAATCAAAGTGATGCTTGCGCATCATATCAGCGGGCTGCCTGTCGTGGATTCGGCCGATAATCTCGTCGGCATTATATGCGAGAGCGATTTTCTCAGGCGGAGCGAGATCGGAACCGAGCATGAGCGCAATCGATTGCTTTCGCTCCTGCTCGGGGCTGAGCGAGTCGCCAGCGAGTTCGTGAAGGAGCGCGGTCGCAAGGTCGAGCAGGTGATGACCCGTCAGCCTGTGACCACCAACGAGCAGGCACCTCTCGATGAGGTGGCGGACGTGATGGAGCGTCGGCACCTGAATCACATTCCGGTCATGCGCGCTGATCGTATCGTCGGAATCATCACACGTTCCGACTTCCTGTCCGCCGTTGCTGGACCACTGACAGGCGCTTCGGGCTATTCCGGGAGCGACAATCAGCTCCGTCGGGCGGTTCTCGCCGCGCTGGCCAAGACACCGTGGCAGCCGATCGGCTTGAACGTCAGGGTAAGGGACGGCGCGGTCTCGCTCCGTGGTGTTATCAGGGGCGAGAGCGCACACCGCGCTGCCATCGTAGCTTGCGAGAACGTTCCTGGCGTTCTTCGAGTAGATGACCGCCTCTGTGTTCAGCCTTCCCGTCCGGACCCGGAGGACGATTACGGTGGAGGCGATTTCGTTTCGCTCCAGATGGAGCCCTCCACGCTGGATGACGAACCGCTGTAG
- a CDS encoding c-type cytochrome — MRLKTLLSVAILVTLSAPSVGTPADPSATLSDLMTRLQLQHAKLWFAGKLSNWGLADYELQQIDANLEATGKLQADPSQANRAKRQLDAVRQAIHSKDLPGFMSSYATMTNECNSCHRGSGYPSVAIQIPLTLPVPNQLFVDQVTEGRSLAHSSCGTCHVVSDGVREAPAFRPSPPGFLEIVNRPSFSADELRRFLASSHRRLGPEQLMPNPRLSEYQIEAIVAYLETLRAGQSR, encoded by the coding sequence ATGCGCCTGAAAACGCTTCTCTCGGTCGCGATTCTTGTAACGCTGTCGGCGCCCAGCGTCGGGACGCCGGCCGACCCGTCTGCAACACTGTCCGATCTCATGACCAGACTTCAGCTTCAGCACGCAAAGCTATGGTTTGCGGGCAAGCTGAGCAATTGGGGCCTGGCCGACTACGAGCTTCAACAAATCGACGCCAATCTTGAAGCCACGGGCAAGTTGCAGGCTGACCCGTCGCAAGCCAATCGTGCCAAGCGACAACTTGATGCAGTACGCCAGGCAATCCATTCGAAGGACTTGCCCGGGTTCATGTCGTCGTATGCCACCATGACAAACGAATGCAACTCCTGTCACCGCGGTAGTGGGTATCCCTCGGTCGCGATCCAGATTCCGCTCACCTTGCCGGTGCCCAACCAATTGTTCGTCGACCAGGTGACTGAGGGGCGATCGCTAGCCCATTCATCTTGCGGGACATGCCATGTCGTTTCCGACGGGGTAAGGGAAGCGCCTGCATTCCGCCCATCGCCACCTGGCTTCCTGGAGATAGTCAACCGGCCGTCGTTCTCCGCTGACGAACTTCGACGATTTTTGGCATCAAGCCATCGTCGTCTTGGACCAGAACAGTTAATGCCAAATCCGAGGCTCTCGGAATACCAGATTGAGGCTATCGTGGCCTACCTCGAGACGTTGAGAGCGGGCCAATCTCGCTGA
- a CDS encoding IS630-like element ISRj1 family transposase, with translation MIPEAREVHLSRKDRKVLEACCRSPVTLQRDLKRARIVLLAADGRSTRSIAKEVGVQPRIVSLWRHRYADHGLEGLQDKPRPGKQPIYTKTTDKRILKLLDKPPPQGFARWTGPLLAEALGDVDVQYVWRFLRSHKIDLVARKSWCESNDPNFTAKAADVVGLYVAPPAKAIVLCVDEKPSIQALERAQGYLKLPNGRALTGQSHDYKRHGTTTLFAALEVATGKIIATHSKRRRRVEFLDFMNSVTATFPNRKLHVILDNLNTHKKNEDWLKAHPNVQFHFTPTSASWLNQVEVWFSILQGQSLSGTSFTSLKQLQEHIDAYVNAYNDRAEPFVWTKKKVRQRRFKGRRITQL, from the coding sequence ATGATACCCGAAGCAAGAGAAGTCCACCTTTCGAGGAAAGATCGCAAGGTGCTTGAGGCGTGCTGTCGCTCACCGGTGACGTTGCAGCGCGATTTGAAGCGGGCGCGGATAGTTCTGTTGGCGGCGGATGGGCGCAGCACCCGGTCGATCGCCAAGGAAGTTGGGGTCCAGCCGCGGATTGTCAGCCTTTGGCGGCATCGCTATGCCGACCATGGCCTTGAAGGGCTGCAAGACAAGCCGCGGCCTGGCAAGCAGCCGATTTATACGAAGACGACCGACAAGCGGATTCTGAAGCTGCTGGATAAGCCGCCACCGCAAGGGTTTGCGCGCTGGACCGGCCCCCTGCTGGCCGAGGCGCTGGGCGATGTCGATGTCCAATATGTCTGGCGGTTCCTGCGCAGCCACAAGATTGACCTGGTGGCTCGCAAGTCCTGGTGCGAGAGCAACGACCCGAACTTTACGGCCAAAGCCGCCGATGTTGTCGGCCTCTATGTCGCGCCGCCGGCGAAGGCCATTGTGCTGTGCGTGGACGAGAAGCCCTCGATCCAGGCTTTGGAGCGAGCGCAGGGTTATCTGAAGTTGCCCAATGGCCGCGCCTTAACCGGCCAAAGCCACGATTACAAGCGGCATGGCACCACAACATTGTTTGCGGCGCTCGAAGTCGCCACCGGAAAGATCATCGCGACCCATTCAAAACGCCGGCGCCGCGTCGAGTTTCTCGATTTCATGAACAGCGTCACCGCGACTTTTCCGAACCGCAAGCTTCACGTCATCCTCGACAACCTCAACACCCATAAAAAGAACGAGGACTGGCTCAAGGCCCACCCCAACGTGCAATTTCATTTCACGCCGACAAGTGCGTCATGGCTCAATCAGGTCGAAGTATGGTTTTCCATCTTGCAGGGGCAGTCGCTCAGCGGCACCTCCTTCACGAGCCTCAAGCAGCTTCAGGAACACATCGATGCCTACGTCAACGCATACAACGACAGAGCCGAGCCCTTCGTCTGGACCAAGAAAAAGGTCCGGCAACGCCGTTTCAAAGGCCGCCGTATCACTCAGCTCTGA
- a CDS encoding CBS domain-containing protein has product MKAADVMRTWFATVKPSASLLDAIHLLLETNQRGLPVVDGEGVLVGIISEGDFLHRRKLGVDYPEGIWLEWPLGKDEGQLARERTSGLRVDAVMSRHPVCVDESATIEEVVKQMDIYQISQVLVPTFLGT; this is encoded by the coding sequence ATGAAGGCAGCAGATGTCATGCGAACCTGGTTTGCAACGGTGAAGCCGAGCGCATCACTGCTCGATGCCATCCATCTGCTGCTCGAGACCAATCAGCGCGGCCTCCCGGTCGTTGACGGTGAAGGGGTGCTGGTCGGCATCATTTCGGAAGGTGATTTTCTTCACAGGCGCAAATTAGGCGTAGACTATCCTGAAGGGATTTGGCTCGAGTGGCCGCTAGGTAAAGACGAGGGGCAGCTCGCTCGTGAGAGAACCAGTGGCTTGCGCGTGGATGCCGTCATGAGCCGACATCCCGTCTGCGTCGATGAAAGCGCCACAATCGAGGAGGTCGTCAAGCAGATGGACATTTATCAGATCTCCCAGGTGCTAGTACCCACTTTTCTTGGAACGTGA
- a CDS encoding universal stress protein produces the protein MISVKRLADRKAINGHRTLFRSIVMSVASVMVYVDSEQQEAGQVAVAEGIARTFGAAILGVSAVAVEPPFVAEGVIIEQTTEEDIKRIKATLSAKEAWFKRVVGLPSETVEWRWALDDPTDFLVEQARAADLVIVKRRSQAASHSHFLDPAGAMLRMGRPTLSVPERVTELSGDRIVVGWKDTREARLAVRDAMPFLTRASQVTIAEICASSEQDAARKRLRDVAGYLQRHGVQCQHEVRVHTAEPDGGYLIRLASELGADLIVTGGYGHSRLGEWIFGGMTRSLLQEAKVCVLMSH, from the coding sequence TTGATTTCGGTCAAGCGTCTGGCTGACCGCAAGGCGATAAACGGCCATCGCACACTTTTTCGGAGCATCGTCATGTCTGTCGCGAGCGTCATGGTCTACGTCGATTCCGAGCAGCAGGAAGCAGGGCAAGTCGCCGTTGCGGAGGGTATTGCGAGGACGTTCGGAGCGGCCATCCTGGGTGTTTCTGCGGTGGCGGTGGAGCCTCCCTTTGTCGCCGAAGGTGTCATCATCGAGCAGACCACCGAGGAAGACATCAAGCGCATAAAAGCAACGCTTTCGGCGAAAGAGGCTTGGTTCAAGCGGGTGGTCGGCCTGCCAAGCGAGACGGTCGAATGGCGCTGGGCACTCGATGATCCGACCGACTTTCTGGTCGAGCAGGCCCGCGCGGCAGACCTTGTAATCGTCAAGCGCAGGTCGCAGGCGGCCAGTCACTCCCACTTCCTCGATCCGGCCGGAGCCATGCTGCGGATGGGGCGCCCCACGCTATCTGTGCCGGAGCGCGTGACGGAGTTGTCTGGTGACCGCATCGTGGTCGGTTGGAAGGACACAAGGGAGGCGCGCCTCGCCGTTCGCGATGCGATGCCGTTTCTGACCAGAGCCTCGCAGGTCACAATAGCGGAAATCTGCGCGTCGAGCGAACAGGATGCGGCTCGCAAGCGGCTTCGCGACGTGGCCGGCTATCTTCAGCGGCATGGGGTGCAGTGCCAGCACGAGGTACGTGTCCATACGGCGGAACCGGACGGAGGCTACCTTATTCGGCTGGCGTCCGAGCTCGGCGCGGATCTCATTGTTACTGGCGGTTATGGACATAGCCGGTTGGGAGAATGGATCTTCGGCGGCATGACACGCAGCCTCCTGCAGGAGGCCAAAGTGTGCGTGCTGATGTCTCACTAG
- a CDS encoding host attachment protein, whose product MIRIPHRAIVFVGDGRKALFLRNEGDEKFPNLKTEAVFEEENPPAHSQGSDRPGRISKGSHSEQRSAVEMTDWHEFEEKRFARQVAAAAERLLRSEHATSLIVVAPPRTLAELRSAFHADVRCRIVGELDKDLTKHPVAEIEKHLRDAV is encoded by the coding sequence ATGATCAGGATACCACATCGTGCAATCGTGTTCGTCGGTGACGGAAGGAAGGCGCTGTTCCTTCGCAACGAGGGCGACGAGAAGTTCCCCAATCTGAAGACGGAGGCGGTGTTCGAGGAAGAGAATCCGCCCGCCCATTCCCAAGGTAGCGATCGCCCCGGTCGGATCAGCAAAGGCTCGCATTCGGAGCAGCGCAGTGCGGTGGAAATGACCGATTGGCATGAGTTCGAGGAGAAGCGCTTTGCGAGGCAGGTCGCAGCTGCGGCGGAGCGTCTCCTTCGCAGCGAGCATGCGACCTCCCTCATTGTCGTCGCGCCACCCCGCACGCTGGCGGAGCTTCGCTCGGCCTTTCACGCCGACGTGAGGTGTCGGATCGTCGGCGAACTCGACAAGGACCTCACCAAGCACCCCGTAGCCGAAATCGAAAAGCATCTGCGGGACGCGGTTTAA